In one Paenibacillus sp. JQZ6Y-1 genomic region, the following are encoded:
- a CDS encoding sugar ABC transporter ATP-binding protein has product MDSNILEMRGISKSFTGVKALSDVNFKVAKGEIHCLIGENGAGKSTLMKVLSGVYPYGTYEGDIIFEGNVQNFSKISDSVKTGIAIIYQELALFPDLSVYENIFAGNEVKKGGVIDWNETIIKAREMLQKVKLNVNPETLIRDLGVGKQQLVEIAKALSKNVKLLILDEPTAALNENDSENLLELLRDLKQQGITCIMISHKLKEVISIADKATVLRDGKTICTLDAANGELTESVIIKNMVGRDIEDIYPKRPDKRFGSHILEVKNWSAYDQELGRHVAKHIDLHVKKGEIVGIAGLMGSGRTEFALSIFGNPKHYKLEGELFVDGQKKNFRHTSEAIRSGIAYVTEDRKGDGLFLIQDIKSNVTAANLKGISSGGILNENEEVHVASGYKSSMYIKASSIEQIVGNLSGGNQQKVSLGKWLFVGPKLLILDEPTRGIDVGAKFEIYTIMNKLISEGMSIIMISSELGEVLGMSDRIYVMAEGRIKGELSVEEADQEKIMKFATQ; this is encoded by the coding sequence ATGGACAGTAACATACTGGAGATGAGAGGCATTTCCAAAAGCTTTACAGGCGTCAAAGCCTTATCCGACGTAAACTTCAAAGTCGCCAAGGGCGAAATCCACTGCCTGATCGGCGAGAATGGAGCCGGTAAATCTACGCTAATGAAGGTACTCAGCGGTGTATACCCTTACGGAACCTACGAGGGCGATATTATCTTTGAAGGAAACGTGCAAAATTTCTCCAAAATCAGCGATAGCGTGAAAACGGGCATCGCCATCATTTATCAAGAGCTGGCATTGTTTCCAGACTTGAGCGTCTATGAAAATATCTTCGCCGGCAATGAAGTGAAAAAGGGTGGCGTGATCGACTGGAACGAAACGATCATCAAAGCTCGCGAAATGCTGCAAAAGGTCAAATTGAACGTGAACCCGGAAACATTAATCCGCGATCTGGGCGTCGGCAAGCAACAGCTGGTCGAAATTGCCAAGGCACTTAGTAAAAATGTTAAGCTGCTCATTCTCGACGAACCTACAGCTGCACTCAATGAAAATGACAGCGAAAACCTGCTGGAGCTACTACGTGATCTGAAGCAGCAGGGCATCACCTGCATTATGATCTCACACAAGCTCAAAGAGGTCATTTCCATCGCCGACAAAGCGACCGTTCTGCGTGACGGTAAAACAATCTGTACACTGGACGCAGCAAACGGCGAATTGACTGAATCGGTCATCATCAAAAACATGGTTGGACGCGATATCGAAGATATTTATCCGAAGCGCCCAGACAAACGGTTCGGCAGCCATATTCTTGAAGTGAAAAATTGGAGCGCTTACGATCAGGAACTAGGTCGTCATGTTGCCAAACATATTGATCTGCATGTCAAAAAAGGCGAGATTGTTGGAATCGCTGGGCTGATGGGCTCAGGACGCACTGAATTCGCGCTTAGCATCTTTGGTAATCCGAAGCATTACAAGCTAGAAGGCGAACTATTCGTCGATGGGCAGAAGAAGAATTTCCGTCATACTAGCGAAGCGATTCGCTCTGGTATCGCCTATGTCACCGAAGACCGCAAAGGCGACGGATTGTTCCTGATTCAAGACATCAAAAGCAATGTCACCGCTGCTAACCTTAAAGGCATCTCCTCCGGCGGTATCCTCAATGAAAACGAAGAAGTTCATGTCGCCAGCGGCTACAAAAGCTCGATGTACATCAAGGCTTCGTCCATTGAGCAGATCGTCGGCAACCTAAGCGGCGGTAACCAGCAAAAAGTATCGCTTGGCAAATGGCTGTTCGTCGGACCGAAACTACTCATTCTTGACGAGCCAACACGCGGCATCGACGTAGGTGCCAAATTTGAAATTTACACCATCATGAACAAGCTGATTAGCGAAGGCATGAGCATCATTATGATCTCCTCCGAACTGGGCGAGGTGCTAGGTATGAGTGATCGCATCTATGTTATGGCGGAAGGACGCATCAAGGGCGAACTGTCGGTGGAAGAAGCCGATCAAGAGAAAATTATGAAATTTGCCACACAATAG
- the xylF gene encoding D-xylose ABC transporter substrate-binding protein: MKQIETYTDTTHPSYGAASTWRIGSLSVKHLLTYHLWLISLGILLVLIMSGCSSSSSPTHSEPSTTVTSTAPSTTTSSESSAASSTAVAPSTKQQYTPSTHSAPSPSSSSSTAVTGNSKANRPIRIGFAMDTLVEERWKKDRQLFIQAAHRLGAEVIVQSANSDDARQIEQAEQMISEGVDVLVIVPHNAEATAAIVNRAHRAGIKVLSYDRLVKNADVDLYVSFDNEQVGRLQAEAITKLVPEGKYVYIGGADTDNNAHMFKQGVFDVLQPRIDEGQIRVVYDQWSRDWKPSNAEINMREALTANHNRIDAVIVANDGTAGGAVAALNEQGLAGRIPIAGQDADLAAIRRIVAGTQTMTVYKPIGKLAEITAEMAVKLAKDESITAKQYVNNGKIEVPSILLSPIEVNRNNINQTVIADGFHSRQEVYGK; encoded by the coding sequence ATGAAGCAAATAGAAACATATACAGATACAACGCATCCATCATATGGAGCAGCAAGCACATGGAGAATCGGCTCTCTATCTGTTAAACATCTGCTAACGTACCACCTATGGCTGATCTCCCTTGGCATATTGCTAGTTCTGATAATGAGCGGCTGTAGTTCATCATCCAGCCCGACCCATTCTGAACCATCCACAACAGTTACTTCAACAGCACCATCGACAACCACATCGTCGGAATCATCAGCTGCCAGCTCCACGGCAGTCGCACCATCGACCAAGCAGCAATACACACCATCAACTCATTCAGCTCCAAGCCCATCGTCCAGCAGCAGTACAGCAGTGACTGGCAACTCCAAAGCCAACCGACCAATTCGTATTGGCTTTGCGATGGATACGCTAGTCGAAGAACGCTGGAAAAAGGATCGGCAGTTGTTCATTCAGGCAGCGCATCGTCTTGGGGCAGAGGTCATCGTGCAATCTGCCAATAGTGATGATGCACGCCAGATTGAGCAGGCAGAGCAGATGATTAGCGAAGGCGTCGATGTACTCGTCATCGTACCGCATAATGCTGAAGCAACTGCCGCCATCGTGAATCGTGCTCATCGCGCAGGCATTAAGGTTCTTTCCTATGATCGCTTAGTCAAAAATGCCGACGTTGATCTATATGTCTCCTTTGATAATGAACAGGTCGGACGTTTGCAGGCAGAAGCAATAACCAAGCTAGTTCCCGAGGGCAAATATGTCTATATCGGTGGCGCGGATACAGACAATAACGCGCACATGTTTAAGCAGGGCGTATTCGATGTCTTGCAGCCGCGCATCGATGAGGGGCAGATTCGCGTCGTGTACGATCAATGGTCAAGAGACTGGAAGCCATCGAACGCCGAGATCAATATGCGCGAAGCATTGACTGCCAATCATAATCGTATCGATGCTGTCATTGTAGCCAATGACGGAACCGCTGGCGGAGCGGTGGCAGCATTAAACGAACAAGGTCTTGCCGGACGCATTCCGATTGCTGGACAAGATGCCGATCTAGCAGCTATTCGGCGTATTGTAGCAGGCACACAAACGATGACCGTGTACAAGCCGATTGGGAAGCTTGCCGAGATTACCGCAGAGATGGCGGTCAAGTTGGCGAAGGACGAGAGCATTACGGCAAAGCAATATGTGAACAATGGCAAGATCGAAGTACCTTCTATACTGCTTAGTCCCATTGAGGTGAACCGCAACAATATTAACCAGACTGTCATTGCCGATGGATTTCATTCCAGACAAGAAGTGTATGGAAAATGA
- a CDS encoding sugar ABC transporter substrate-binding protein — translation MKKHSKAISLLIIVLMFSLIMSACNNGGTSSSGSGGDGSISVGIVLPTKDEPRWVQDEQRFKEALSGTKYSTEILFSQGSSAKEKENVETLINKGIKVLIICPQDGAAAAAAVESAKKEGITVIAYDRLITDTDAVDYYVTFDSLAVGAAQAKYLVDHAKGTGEPLYLYAGAASDNNAFLFFQGAWEVLQPKIADGTFKIANSSQAEALKGTKELSRDQLGSIIGQVTTNWDPNEAKNKAQTHLTAAAADMKGDVAVLAPNDGTARSIADVFGADTAIKSFVITGQDAEQASIQYIIDGKQSMTVFKDVRTLVKDAMGMAVEILDGKTPETTGSYNNGSVDVKAKQTNVIVVDKDNVKKELIDSGYYKASDFTGL, via the coding sequence TTGAAGAAACATAGCAAAGCAATTTCCCTACTGATCATCGTATTGATGTTCTCGCTCATTATGTCCGCATGTAATAACGGAGGCACAAGCAGCAGCGGTAGTGGCGGCGACGGATCAATCAGTGTAGGTATCGTATTGCCAACCAAAGATGAACCGCGTTGGGTACAGGATGAGCAACGTTTCAAAGAAGCATTGTCCGGCACGAAATACTCGACAGAGATTCTGTTCAGCCAAGGTTCATCCGCTAAGGAAAAAGAAAACGTGGAAACACTGATCAATAAAGGCATCAAAGTACTGATCATCTGTCCGCAAGACGGTGCAGCCGCAGCAGCCGCTGTTGAATCTGCTAAAAAAGAAGGCATCACGGTTATCGCGTATGACCGTCTGATCACAGATACAGATGCAGTTGACTACTATGTAACGTTTGACAGTCTGGCGGTTGGTGCAGCACAAGCGAAATATTTGGTAGATCACGCCAAAGGCACAGGCGAACCACTCTACCTGTATGCAGGTGCAGCATCCGACAATAACGCATTCTTGTTCTTCCAAGGTGCATGGGAAGTACTGCAACCAAAAATCGCTGATGGCACATTCAAAATTGCTAACTCTTCACAAGCGGAAGCGCTGAAAGGAACCAAAGAATTGTCTCGTGACCAGCTCGGCTCCATCATCGGTCAAGTAACAACCAACTGGGACCCGAACGAAGCCAAAAACAAAGCACAAACTCACTTGACTGCCGCCGCAGCTGACATGAAAGGCGATGTAGCTGTTCTGGCACCAAACGATGGTACTGCACGCTCGATCGCTGACGTATTCGGCGCGGATACTGCAATCAAAAGCTTCGTGATCACTGGTCAAGATGCAGAGCAAGCATCCATCCAATATATCATTGACGGCAAACAATCCATGACTGTATTCAAAGATGTACGTACACTCGTAAAAGATGCAATGGGCATGGCAGTTGAAATTCTGGATGGTAAAACACCAGAAACAACAGGCTCCTACAACAACGGTAGCGTTGACGTCAAAGCAAAACAAACCAACGTCATCGTGGTTGATAAAGACAATGTGAAAAAAGAACTGATTGATTCTGGCTACTACAAAGCGTCCGATTTTACTGGACTGTAA